Below is a window of Arthrobacter sp. ERGS1:01 DNA.
GGGTGGTGGCCGCCCGGATGCGGACTTATCTCCCGAACCCAAGACGCCGCGACCCAAACCATCACAAACATGTTTGCGGGCATTCTCGAGAGCATGGCTTCATGGATGTGGTCGTTCATCTCAGGGGCATTTGGCGTTTCCGACCTCGGGCCTTCTGACTGGACAGCAGTGAGCGGCATGACCAACTGGTGGATCGTGGTGATGATGACCCCGCTCGTGGTGGCCATGATCTTGCAGCTCCTGGGCGGAATGATCAGTCAGCAGCCGCGCCGAATTGGACAGGCCGTTATCGCTGGCGGAATCGCCGTGCCAGTCGTCATCGGTGCCGTGAGCCTCATGCAAAAGCTCACCCAGTTCACCGATTCTGCATCCGCAGCCGTCCTCCAGACCTTGGGATCGGATCCCTACGTCGTATTTATGCGGCTCTTCGGATTCACCAGGGCGCCGGCAGGCAGCGGACACACATGGGATCTCATTTCCATGGCCAGTCCCGCCACGTCGGGCCCCGCCGGCCCGGTGATCGTCACCGTTGTCGCCGTGGCGCTGGTTTGGGTGCTTGCGTTCGTCCTCATGTGCTCGATGATCTTCCGCTCCTTCGCACTCCTGGTCCTCGCCGCTACAGCCCCTGTCGCCATCATGCTTATGCCGTGGGAACACACAAGGTCGTGGACTCGCCGCTGGTGTGAAACCGTCGTGGCGTTGTTGATCGCCAAGCCGCTGGCGGCAACGGTGTTGGCTGTTGCAGTCAAGCTCTTTGCTGATTCAACATCATTCGCAGGGCTGGCTTCCGGTGCTGTCGGCATGCTGCTTGCCTGTGCTGCGCCGCTGATGGCGCTGCGGCTGGTGAGCTTTGCCGGTGGCGAGCTGGCCGCCGCTGCCCAAGTCGCCGGCGGTGGACACGTCCTGTCTCGCAGCGGCAGTTTTGCTGCACGGCAAGTCAGCCGGCAGGTTGGAGGCAAGCTGTCACTGGCGAGCTTGTCGTCCCACAAGCCAGCTCTCGTCCAATCCAGAGCCGAACCCACCATCAAAGATTTTCAAACTGGTGGAAATTCCAGCGGCAAACAGATGGTGAAGAACGACGGCGGCCAGCCAGTTCCCAGCGCAGGGAACCAACCGCAGGGTTCCGAAACAAAACCCTATGGGCAGCCGTACATCAAGCGTGCCGGCACGCCGCATCGTGATCCCAGCAACCCTCCTCCGGGCAAGCAGCATACACAAGATGTAGTGCCACAGAAATCGCCTAGCGACTCTGGGCTGGCACCCACACCGCAGCAACAGCATGGGGCTGCAACCGCCACACAACGAGCCCCAGACCCAAAGCCTGCGACACCAACACAGGCTCCCAAATCACAAAACCAAGCGGCACCGCGGCCATCCACACAGCCGCCGCAGCGACCCGTGCCGCGACCGCCAAGAATCAACCCGGAAAGGGAAAAAGATGTCTGAGAATACGCGCACTTTGCAAGCGGTGAAGTTTCCCCGGTACGAACGCCATGGGCTGTTCATGGGGCTCCAGTGGTACCAGCTGGGGCTCGTTGGCGCCGGAGTGTTGGCAGGGACCATCGCCTCGGCAACGGGAGGCCCGGCAGCCTTGATCATCACAGCACCCGTGTGGCTGGGCCTGATCCTGTTCGGTGTGCTCCAGTACCAAAGGATTCCCTATCCAGTCTGGGCCTACGCCGCGACGGTCTTCCTCTGGCGCCAACAAATGGGCCAGACCAAGTTCCTGGCCAAGCCAGAGAAGCCCAGGCCTGCGGGCCAGCTGGCTCTCCCCGGCGGGCTCGGCAGTCTTGAGCTGCGACAGACCAAGGAAGGCGCCGCGTTTGTCGTCGACCGCCAAGGGCATGAAGCGATGGCGATCCTGCGCTGCACAACAACATCTTTTGCCCTGCTGGATGATGATGACAAGGCCTACGCAGTTCAGGCATGGTCCCGTGTACAAACGGCAATGGCGCAGCGGCCCGCCGTCGCGCGGTTGTCGATTCAGGACTACACCGTCCCGTATCCGTCCACTGCGCTGCGTGAGTTTTATGACCGGGCCAAGACTCCGACACGCATCGAAGACGTGAGGTGGGGCGACAAGTCCTATCTGGACCTCATCGCGGCTGCCGGTTCGACCATGATTCATGAACTCCTCGTCTGTCTGGTCATCGACACGGCGAAGGCACGGAGGCGCATCCGCGACGCCGGCGGGTCATTGGTGGGAATGGAACACGTGGTCACCTCTGAAGTTGATGCACTGACCTCGGGCCTCAAAACGCATGGCGTCAGCGTGGATGAGTGGCTGCCCGGCAACAAGCTCACAGCCGTCATGCGGGGCGCCTTTGACCCGGATGCCGTCACCAGGCTCGCCGCAGTGAAGCAGGGAACCGATGACGCTCCTCTGAGCACGGGCCCCATGGCTGTGGAGGAACATTGGTCGTATCTGCGCACGGATTCCGGTTTCCACCAGACATTCTGGGTCGCAGAGTGGCCGCGGCAGCAGGTGTTCCCCGGGTTCCTTCACCCCGTGGTCTATGTGGGCAACTTCCGGCATACCGTCACGGAAGTCATTCGGGCCATTCCCACCGACCAGGCGCTGCGCGACATCCGTTCGGCCCACGAGGCCCACGACACCCGCCGTCGCATCAACGCCCGATTTGACCGGCCCCTCACGCGTGAGCAGCGCGCCGAGGAGGAAGAAGTTACCCAGCGGGAGGACGAGATCGTTGCCGGTCACGGCGATGTCCGCCCCGCCGCCTACGTCACCATCACGGCGGACACCCTCGATGACCTGGCCCGCTATCGGCAGGAACTTGGATCTGCGGCCGCAGGTGCCTTCGTCGAGCTGCGGTTGCTGGCGGGACAGCAGTGGCCGGCGTTCGTCGCCGGGGCGCTGCCGCTGGGGAGGGGATTGAAATGAGCAAGCATGTACAGCACGTCAGCATTGTCCCGGCAGGAGAGTCCCGTTATGAAAGAGACGCACGACGGCGGAGCGAAGGTTCGCCGTCCAGCCCACCTCAGCCTTCCCTGTGGGAACGCATCGCCCACCCTGTAGAAGACGGCACTCGGTCGCGCTCGCAGAGTGACTGGGGAAAACGGGAGCCGTCGGCGTTACGTGGACCGCACCGGCTGCGGCCTGCACCGCACAGGGCATCAACCATGACGTTTGCCGCGGCCTATCCCTTCTTGACGGAGTCGGGGCTGGGGCATGAAGGCACCTACATCGGCACCGACGTGTTTGGTTCCGGCGCATTCTCTTACGACCCTTGGATCCTGTACGACAAAGGGGTGATCAGTGGGCCCTCCATCGTGGTGATCGGGACTGTTGGCACAGGGAAGTCCATGTGCGGCAAATCCTTGGTCGCCCGGTCGGTGACGCTTGGCCGCAAGGCTGCGGTGGCTTCCGATCCCAAGGGGGAGTGGGTTCCTGTCGCTGAAGCATTGGGCGGGAAAGTCATTTCCGTGGGGCCGGGCAAGCCGGCTCGGGTCAACCCGCTTGATGCCGGTGCACGGTCCCAGCTGCTCTCAGACGAACAGTGGCTGGCAGTAGTCCGGCAGCGACGCCGGCATCTGTTGGTTGCCCTGGTCTCACTGATGCGGCAGGGCCAGCCCATGAACCCGGTGGAACACACCGCACTGGACATGGCACTGACTGATGCAGTGGCGGCCAACAGCACGCCGACACTTCCCATGGTCCTGCAGTACCTGCTCAACCCGACCCCAGCGACAGTGGCACTGGTCGGGCGTGACGGTGGGACCGGCGTCGGACATTCACTGCGGCGCACCGTGGCAGGTGACCTTGAGGGCATGTTCGATGCACCATCGACGGTCGCCTTCGATGCAGATGCGCCCATCATGGTCATGGACACCTCGGCACTGATCGGGGCCTCGGAACAGGCACTGTCTCTGGCTGCTGCGTGTGGTGCGACGTGGCTGGAAGCGGCCGTGACGAATCCAGACGGTGCCAAGCGGATAGTTGTCTATGACGAGGGCTGGCGGATGCTGGCCGACCCGTACATGCTCGCCAAGATGAGCGAGCAGTGGAGGCTGGCGCGCACCTATGGGATCGCCAACCTGCTGATCATGCACAAGGTCGCTGATCTCAACGAGATTGGGGACGGCAGCAGCGGACTGCGGCAAAAGGCGCTGGGCCTGCTGACGGAGGCGGACACCCGCATCATCTACCGGCAAAAGCACGACGCCATGAGGCTGACCAAAGACGCCCTGGGGCTCACCGAGGCCGAGTGCGAGCATGTCGAGAATCTGCCCAAGGGCATGGGGCTGTGGAAGGTTGGCAACCGCTCGTTCATTGTCGCCAACCGCATCACCACGGATGAGATGGCCGTCTTCGGCACCGACGAGGGGATGCGATGATGACGCGCCGATTCGATGACGGCAACCCCCTCCTGAGTGCCGCACTGATAGCTTCTGCCGCCTACCTGGGATTCTGCTTCTTCGTCCAAAGCGCCGCAGCCGCAGTGGTCGGCTGGGAATGCCACGCCGCCGCGTCCTGGACGTTCAGCCCCTCCGCCGGAATCGGGATGTTCGCAGGACAGCTGAAGTGGATTGTAGATCCGCCCGGCCAATGCTCCGTCAACATCGGATCTGTGTGGCTGATCGTCGCCCCCGCGCTCGCAGTTCTGGTGATTCTTGTGGCGGCCGGATATTTCCTGTGGCGTGTGTGGCGGCAATCCGGGTCATGGTTGAGAAAGGACATTCTCAGCCGTGACGGTGTCGCCCGCCGGGCAGAAGTGGTGCGTGACTTTGGCGCGCGGGCCGTTGTGAAGAGAGGGAAGTTCACCCGACCGGGACTGGCAAAGCCTCGGATTGAGGAAGTCTCCTGGACCGTTGGCCGGTCACGAGGGGCGACTGTCCATGTGTCCACGGAAGAATCCATGGTCATTCAGGGCGCGCCGCGCTCCGGCAAAGGCTTGTACGTGATCATCAATGCCATTCTGGATGCACCCGGGGCGGTCGTTACTACTTCCACCAGGGCCGACAACCTCGTTGTGACCATGAGGGCGCGGGCCTCTGGGGGACGTCCGGTGACGGTGTTTGACCCGCAAGGCATGTCGGGACTGCCCACAACGCTGCGGTGGTCGCCGGTCCGAGGCTGCGAAGACCCAGACATAGCCACCCGCCGGGCCTTGGTCATCACGGCGGACACTGAATTCAAGGGAGAGAACGCCGCGTGGCAGAAACGCGCCGTCATCGTCCTTCAATGTCTGTTGCACGCAGCGGCACTGTCCGGAGACGGCGTGAGGGTATTCCGACGGTGGTCATCCAGCCCGATTTTGGCCATGGAAGCACTTGCGTTTCTGGACCGGCCGGAAGCCGCACTGGGCTGGCAAGCCGATCTCCTGGGAATTATCGACGATGACCCCCGCAACACGTCCAACTCGTGGATCGGGGTCAGCGCCGCCGTCGCGCCTCTGTCATCGCCGAAGGTCCTGGCAGCGCTTGACCCGCACGGCGAGGCAGAGCAGTTCGACCCGAAGGAATTCATTCGGCAACGAGGCACGCTGTACCTGATCGGCACCAAGTCGGGCGCTGCTGCTGCCGGGCCCTATCTTTCCGCGTTGATTGACGACATTGACTATGCAGCCAGGGAGATGGCCTTTGTCGCGCCGGGCGGCCGGCTCGACCCGCCGCTCTCCCTGATTCTGGATGAGATAGCGAACCTTTCGCCTTGGCCAGGCCTGCCGGTGGTGCTATCCGACGGCGGCGGGATCGGCATTTCCACCATCGTGGTTCTCCAATCCCTGTCCCAGGCACGTTCTGGCTGGTCGATTGACGAAGCAGCAACCATCTGGGACGCGGCAATCATCAAGGTCATCTTCGGTGGCGGGTCCGACGAGCGGGACCTGCGTGCCCTGGCTGGATTGATTGGCGAACGGAGCACCACGGTCAACACCCGTTCCTGGTCATCCCAGGGGCGGCAGGACGGTGAGCAAATCAGAGAGTCGCCGGTCATCCCTCTGCATGAGATCCGGCGGCTTCCGGCAGGAACGGCAATCATGCTTGGCCGGCGCACCCGCCCCATCCTGCTGGATCTGACGGAATGGCACAAGCGTAAAGACGCCGCTCAACTGGGCGTCTCGAAGGAAGAAACAGAACGCGAGCTCGCAGCCGGCCACCGGCTTCGGCAGGCAGCAAGCCTGAACACCGATCTGGAAAGTTGAGAGGAGACAACCATGGACGAGGAAGAATCCTTTGAATACACGGTAGGCGGGGGAGCGGAGGACGAGTTTGCTGCGATGCTGTTCGGCTCCACCGAAGGCAGGCGCTCAGGCCGTCTTCCCGTGACCTACCGGTGGCGGGACATGGACCCGCGCACGGCAGAAGCGGTTTGGAAGCACCTGGGCCATTGGGTCCAATGGCTCGTGGACACTTACCATCTGCCCACCTCCGTGATCCCGGACTGCTGGTGGAAGCACAGCGACATCGTTGCCGAGCTCTATGGGCTTCAACGCGCTGAGCAGGCCTCCTACACCGAGGACGACGGCGGGTTCGGTCCCATCACGTTCCACGAGCGGCTCACGTCCAGCATCGATCGCATGCGTGAACACACCAGAACGGCGGGATGCGTGGGGCTTCAGGCGCACAGGGATCCTGCACGCAGGACACTGCCTTCGGATGGACCTGGGCGCCCCAACTGGGCTCCGGATTCAGACGGTTGAGGTTTCAACATGCTGTTCAGCGCTCTCGGCACCATGAACAAGTATCCGGTGCAAAAGAACCAAGCGGATGTGATTGTGGAGGTAGTGGCAATGAGTGCAGAATCGTTGGAATCCGATATTGATCTTGGCAGAGGTGTTGCGGAGCCCCACATAGCGCCACCACCAAGCCATCTGGCACCGGCAGAACGAGTCGAAGCGCTGACACAGGGGCTCGTCGATCTGCTGGACCAAGCCGTCAACGAGCCATGGAGATGGCAAAAACTCCTCGACAACTCGGCCACCCTGTGGCGCTACTCCGGCGGCAACGCGGCCATGCTCATGGCCCAGATGCAGGAACGCGGCAAGGAACCACCCACGTTGGTAGCAGGCTACAAAGAATGGCAACGGCACGGACGCTATGTGCTCAAGGGCGAACACGCCCTCTGGGTCATCGCACCGATCACCGCCAGGGCAGACACAAACACAGATGTTGAGGCGGCGGGGCCGCAAACATCCGCTGCGCTGGGTGAGCTTACGGACCGTAGCCGGATTCGCATCGTCGGCTGGCGGGGCCAGGCAGTCTTCGACGTGTCCCAGACCGAGGGCGAGCCACTGCTGGTACCACGCGGCAACGCCAAACATGCAGTGGATCCGGGTGCCGACCACGAAGAATTGTGGGCATCATTGGTCGAGATCGCAGGAAGCCGCGGATTCGCCGTGGAACTATCTGACAGCCAACATTCTCTGGCCAGTGGCTACACGAACTTCACATCGCACCAAATCTGCGTCGGGGAATGGATTGAACTGGATGACAGGCTGGCCGTGCTCGCTCACGAACTCGGCCACGTCATGCTCCACGGCCCCGATGATGCTCTCGGCCGGCTTTACGGCAGCAGCGCCGAACACCGTGGACTTGCCGAGGTCGAAGCGGAATCGGTCGCGTACACCGTGCTGAAGGCTCACGGCATTGACCGAGGACCCCAATCCTCCAGCTACCTGGCTGGATGGGCCGACGCCGTCATCGCCGCTGAAGCCGACTCAATCGTTTCGCCAACAGCCGGATGCAAGCTGTTATCTCGGACCGACATCGCCAAATCGGTCCTCGGCCGTGTGACCTCAGCTTCGAAAAGTATTGTGGAAGGCACTGGCGCGCCCGGATGCGGCGGCCGTTTATCTGGTATCAACGCGCAACCAAGCCTAAAAATTGATGCGACCTCGGCTCGAGGTCTGGGACCAACGGGTAAAGCCTTCGGACTCCCGTCTTACTGATTGAGCGATTGTCAGTTCTCTCTGTCTTTCCCTTCGAGGTTTTCGTTGCCTTCGACCCGCCGAAGCAGCCGCTCGGCGATTCCGATCGACACCTTGTCGCTCATGGAACGTGCACGCCCCATAGCCTCGGTGCCGAAGCGCTTGGTGGCGTCTACCCCGTCGGTTCCGGTATCACGTACTTTTCCAGTGGTGGTCTTGGCTAGGCCGAGTGCGTCATTGCTGAGACGTCTGGTTGCTTCAACGCCGTCGGAGCCAGTTTCAATGACCTTGTCACGAGCGTCTGCTGCTGCCTCTACCCAAGTCTTGGCCTGGACGGATTGCCGGCCACCGTCAATGCCCAGACAGTTGTGGAACTCGTTCAGGGCAAGTTCAACCTTGTTGCTGGAGTGCACCACGGAACGTGCAGTTGTTGGGTGAAGGAGGACCTTGGTGTTAGCCCATCCAGCGGCATCATTCATCCGCGCCAACAATTGCTCTGTTCTCAATGTGATTTGCTCAAGCCGGTTCTGCCGAGCAATGCGGAGCCCGTTTCGGTGACTTTCCAACTCCTCAGGAGACGCATCCAGTATTCGGTCCAGTTCAAGGACGGCGAGGGAATCATAGAGTTGGAAGCAACGGGCCAGCACGGCAATCCACTCTCGTGCCTTGGGCTCCGTTTCCTGAGCAAGTTTTGCTACATCACTGACCTTGGACTTTTTCTCCAGCTTTTCCGCGAGTGCATCCAGCTGAAGCAGGGCGTACATCTGGGTGCTGGCAACAGTCTGTGAGGAACCCTGAACTTTGGACCATGTAACCTCGGATACGCGCCCTACCGCATCGCGCGTGGTAATTGCGTCATCCACCACCAACCCGACGCCGATCATCTCGGCTAGGACGGCGTCTTTTTGGGCGCGAAGGATGTCATCTACTTTTTCATCGATGAGTGCCAAATAGTCGGTGATTTCATCCATTGATTGCTGCATGGCGGCTTGGGACATCAGGCCTGCAATGCTGGTAAGGGCTGCAGGGTTTGTGAGGAGGCCTGACGGGGCCTTAGTTATTTCAAGGATGCCGGAGATCTTTCCGTTCTTCATGAGGACGGTACGGCTGAAGGCTGCTTCCGAGCCTTTCATCAGCTCAGTGGTCTTGAGCGCTTTGGCGGATTTTTCGGTCAGTTCGACCCATCGGCCGGCGTTCGCAGCGATCTCAGATCCAGCATGCAGGGCTCCGGCGCCGGCGCCTATTGCCGCACTCAGACGGGTTAATCCGAGGTCTCGGGCTCCCAAGCCTTCAGAAGCAAGAAAGCGGTCGATTGCCGCCGGATCGCCAATGAGCGCCACGCCATCTTCATCTCCAACAAGCTCGATCGCATCATCCACTGCAGTCTCCTCTAGCACCGTGAGGATCGCTCCCTCAAAGTGGCTGGAACTACTCCCAACCGGCGCAATACGCTGCACCACAATCAGCATATGGCAAGGGCCGGACATCACCTCGGTCCGGCGGATTGAGTGAGAGATTGAGCCTGCATTGGAATCGCACCAAAATGGGCAATGTAGCCACGGATGCTCAGGCCGGGATGTTCGAAGCGCGGTCCAACTGTTGCAGGTAGAGCTTCATCACCAGTCCACCATTGGCGCGATGGCTCTGCAGTCCGATTCGGCGATCCTGTAGGTCGGCGGCCAAGGCTGGCCAATGTGGACCTGCCCAGGGTCGGGTGTGATGAGTATGACCGATCCTGGCCAATATGTTCCGCCTTTTCCCTCGATCCAGGCCGGTTGCGTGTAGCCGAACTGGCTCCAATTGATGGTTGCCCAAGCACCTGTGGGTTGTACTTCTTGGACACTGAGGACTGTGACTTCGGTGGTTGTTCCGCCAGCGAGGCGAACGTCCTCAAACTGCTGCCACATACGTTGTGCGTTTACATCCCAGACCCGAGCACGGCGGACTTTGAGCACCCACCTAAGGGCCAGAACTGCAAAGATTACGACGAATAGCGTAGCGATTGTTATCAGCCACGGCGGCGCTGGCCAGTTGGCGATAGTTGCCGGAACAATGTATAGCGCACACAGACCAATCAGAACGCTCCAGATGACGAGGGGCGCCGAGGCGACTGATGGCCTGATCATTGGGTTCATGACCGTACGACTTCCTTTCGACTTCCAGCTTAGAGCGTGGGCCCGACAGGGATAAGGGGCTGATGCACAATTGGTGCGGGCAATGCGGGCGCACCCTCCACCAACGAACTGGACGCGCTTTCGATCAGCAACTGAATCCGCCGTTGCAGGGACTCCCGCTGCACTGATTGTTCCCATTCATAACTAGCTGGAACCGGGCCAAGAGGATCCGAGGACGTAGTGATTTCCCAACGGTCACGGAAGATTGCCACATCGCTGACAGCCGCAGCCCATCGTTCGAGCTTGACCGCAGGCCCGAGGGTTGTTTCCAGTTGATGGAGCCACGGAGCCCCACCGCTCAGCGCTTCCCTGGCCACTCGGTCCCGGCGATTGATCGTGCGGACGCGTACCTGGCTGATCATGTCTGCAAGATCGGTACGCTCGGTGAAAAGAGTCTCGTCAAGGACGTCCGGAGGACCCTTCAAGGTGCCGTTGCTGGCTATCTGGCGCAGGCGTACATGAAGGACTGCCATGTGGTCCTGGGCGTCGCCAGGATGCCTCAGGGTGCCTTCCAGAGCTCGCTGGGCGCCAGTTGGATTACTGGCCATCGTGTGCCGCCAGGCGGCAACCCCAGCGCCCCAGGACGGCGACTCCTGTAGGTGAGTGACGACGTCGGGCATCACCTTGGCGATGGCCAACACCAGGTTTTCAGAGGCGGCAACCTGTGCGAGATAGTCGTACTCGGTGGCAAGCCGTTGGAGGGTGTCGCCCTTGGCGATTTCTGCCACTCGCACCTCGTGGGCAGTGCGCTCGGCTCCTTCAGCGGCCAGGACTTCGCCGAGGATTTGTCGCCAGTCCGTGGTCGGCCAGCCCGTCTGTGGTTCGTCGAGGGCCGGATTAGTCTCGCACACATAGGCGATGTTGCTGTTGCGGCCGCGGGTCATGCCGACGTAGAACAGCTCGCGGGTGAGGCAGCCTTGCGTCAGGACAATGTGGCTCGTGTCCACGGTAATGCCCTGGGCGCGGTGTGCGGTGGTTGCGTATCCGAGTTCGGCGGAGGTGCCGAGGTACCCCTGGTTGAGTCTGATGGTGGCTCCGGTGTCCACTCGGAGGGCGGTGACGCTGCCGTCCCTGTGCGGCCGCTTGGTGATGCTCAGGAGGGTGCCGTTGCGCAGATATTCGCCGTTGCTGTCGATCATCACGCGGTTGTTCTTGCGGGCGATGATGGTGTCGCCGCGCCCGGCGGTCAGGCCGTCGGCGAGGGTGACGGTGTGTTCGGCATCGACGCGGCCCGATTCAACGAGATCGGCGTGGGCTCGCTCATTGAGGGTGGTAACGGTGTCGTTGTCTGGGGCGATGAGGATGGATGACTTGCCGGAACGAAGGTCGGCGGACCATCCTCGGTAAGCATTCTCAACTATGTCCGTGTAGTCGCCGTGCTGGATGCGTTCTTGTGCGGTGTAGAGGTCGACGGCATCGATGTTGCCTTCTCGCAGTTGGAGCGATGCCGGGCCCTCCCAACTGTGGGTGAAGCGGTGGATGGTGGTGAGCTCCACGGCCTTGCCGTCTCGGTGCAGCCAGCCGAGCATGCCGCCGGCGTCAATTGCGTCGAGCTGGGCGGGATCGCCCACCAGCAGGAGTTTGGCACCTGCGTCTCGGGCCTGGAGGACAAGGCCTGCGAGTTGGATGGTGGAGATCATGGACGCTTCGTCGATGATGACGAGCTGGTCTTTTATGAACTTCCAGAGGGACTGCTGGACGGACAGCGCTGCCAGTTGTGCTGCAACGGCTGTGTGGCTGGTTTGTGGCATTGATTCAAGTGTGTGGAATCGGTCGGCACGGTTGCTCGCTCCTCGTCCAACGCTTTCATAGAGCCACTTGGCGACGTTCTCCGCAGTGATACCGAGTTCCTTTGCCAGGACTTCTGCGCTGGCTGCGGCCGGGGCAAGTCCGACGACGGTGCCCTCACCATGGGCTTGTTCCCACACGGCCTTGATGGCAGCCATGGTGGTCGTTTTTCCAGATCCGGCGGGGCCAACGATGGCGTCCAGCCTGTTGCAGCTGGACAACACGCATTCCGCTGCGGCGAGCTGGTCCGGGGCGAGCCCGTAGCTGGCCCGGTGGCGGTAGCTGGCGAGTCTGTCCCTTGACGCAGCAACTTGGACGGAGGGCCCGTCGGCGTCGTCCCTTGCGTCCACGACGAATCGTTCGTTGGCCAGGGTGTTGGCATCGGTGTAGAGGCGGGCGCCGTGGAAGTCAAAGACTGATTGGCCAGCGTATGCCAGATCGTGTGCAGCACTCGCAGGAAGTCTGTAGCGGGTGTCGTTGAGCGACACAGATTGGGATTCGGCCGCTGCGGTGACCGAATCGATGAGTCGGCGGCGATCCTCGAGGGATTCGCAGCGGATGCCGGCGCAGATGCGTTCGGCCTCGGCAAGGAGGTTCCAGCGGTTCCACGTTGACCTGCGCTGGGCGACTCCATCCCTGACCATGGCGGCGACCGCATCATTCCATTCCACGGAGACATCTGAATATCTGACGGGGCGTTGCCTGGATCGTTGGATCGTATTCTCGACGACGGCCCGTGGGTTTTGTCCCGTGGCGAGGGCGCGTTGTTGCCATCCTGCACGCAGTTCTGTTAGCGGCCTTGGCGATTCGTCCTTGGGCTGTCGGGTCGACAGCGTGGCAATCTGTCGGAGCTTGATGATGGTGGTGGCACTGGGCCGTTTGCCGTGCTCGCTGACCCAGTCCTGGGTAAGCCTGTCTGTTTCAGCGTCGATGAGTCTGGTCCGAATGGAAAACTCCTGGATGAGTTCGTGGTCGATTCCGGTCAATTCGAGACCTGAGTTGCGCCCCATGTCCGTGGGAGACCGGAAGTCTGCCTCTGTGCCGAGAACTCGCTTGAGTTCGTCCAGAAGCAGCCCGTTGTAATGTTCGCTTGCGGCAA
It encodes the following:
- the mobF gene encoding MobF family relaxase, with protein sequence MADQHSGTRAMTVSLSRLTATTGLKYLIKTTMQDDLIKPLGDATTYYVKAGTPTGRWFGRGLDGIGRRPHQAVTVADAKAVFSLAQHPDTQTVLGRPHGQTTVAHRNGEEQQRHAVAGFDLTFSVPKSVSVLWALADKDVQQQVLGAHHRAVDSVLAWLEDQVIHTRTGRNGVAHVGTKGAIAAAFDHWESRAGDPQLHTHLVIANRVQRRSDGAWTTVDSRTLYKAVVAASEHYNGLLLDELKRVLGTEADFRSPTDMGRNSGLELTGIDHELIQEFSIRTRLIDAETDRLTQDWVSEHGKRPSATTIIKLRQIATLSTRQPKDESPRPLTELRAGWQQRALATGQNPRAVVENTIQRSRQRPVRYSDVSVEWNDAVAAMVRDGVAQRRSTWNRWNLLAEAERICAGIRCESLEDRRRLIDSVTAAAESQSVSLNDTRYRLPASAAHDLAYAGQSVFDFHGARLYTDANTLANERFVVDARDDADGPSVQVAASRDRLASYRHRASYGLAPDQLAAAECVLSSCNRLDAIVGPAGSGKTTTMAAIKAVWEQAHGEGTVVGLAPAAASAEVLAKELGITAENVAKWLYESVGRGASNRADRFHTLESMPQTSHTAVAAQLAALSVQQSLWKFIKDQLVIIDEASMISTIQLAGLVLQARDAGAKLLLVGDPAQLDAIDAGGMLGWLHRDGKAVELTTIHRFTHSWEGPASLQLREGNIDAVDLYTAQERIQHGDYTDIVENAYRGWSADLRSGKSSILIAPDNDTVTTLNERAHADLVESGRVDAEHTVTLADGLTAGRGDTIIARKNNRVMIDSNGEYLRNGTLLSITKRPHRDGSVTALRVDTGATIRLNQGYLGTSAELGYATTAHRAQGITVDTSHIVLTQGCLTRELFYVGMTRGRNSNIAYVCETNPALDEPQTGWPTTDWRQILGEVLAAEGAERTAHEVRVAEIAKGDTLQRLATEYDYLAQVAASENLVLAIAKVMPDVVTHLQESPSWGAGVAAWRHTMASNPTGAQRALEGTLRHPGDAQDHMAVLHVRLRQIASNGTLKGPPDVLDETLFTERTDLADMISQVRVRTINRRDRVAREALSGGAPWLHQLETTLGPAVKLERWAAAVSDVAIFRDRWEITTSSDPLGPVPASYEWEQSVQRESLQRRIQLLIESASSSLVEGAPALPAPIVHQPLIPVGPTL